One Ostrea edulis chromosome 2, xbOstEdul1.1, whole genome shotgun sequence genomic region harbors:
- the LOC125680017 gene encoding uncharacterized protein LOC125680017 — translation MKYPTLIVYLATLLAVGEPHGYMIEPPQRSSMWRVYPGFPPNYNDMELFCGGRRRQWTVNDGKCGVCGDPYDGVRKNEAGGEYATGVIGRNYTRGQIITVGIEITASHDGNFQFKICPHNNLTEPVSQACLDQNKLKLAGTNEYKYQLGKPGRHSIKLQLPPNMTCSQCILQWHYTTGNSWGCASNGTCCNGCNSVDQETFINCADVAIFDDDSTILSASASTIAKPTTTAPATQKTSNVKPVSTKCPSNLL, via the exons ATGAAGTACCCAACTCTTATTGTGTATCTAGCTACTCTGTTGGCGGTTGGTGAGCCACACGGGTATATGATCGAGCCTCCCCAGCGGTCCTCCATGTGGAGGGTGTACCCGGGATTTCCTCCCAACTACAACGACATGGAACTATTCTGTGGAGGGAGGAGA AGACAGTGGACAGTAAATGACGGGAAATGTGGGGTGTGTGGTGATCCGTATGATGGAGTCCGCAAGAACGAGGCTGGTGGAGAATATGCAACCGGTGTGATTGGTCGAAATTACACACGTGGACAAATTATTACG GTAGGCATTGAAATAACAGCAAGTCATGACGGAAACTTTCAGTTCAAAATCTGTCCCCACAACAATCTTACTGAACCCGTTTCCCAGGCTTGTCTTGATCAGAACAAACTGAAATTAGCAGGaacaaatgaatataaatatcaactgGGAAAACCCGGGCGCCACTCAATAAAACTCCAACTTCCACCAAACATGACATGCTCACAGTGCATTCTGCAGTGGCACTACACCACAG GAAACTCATGGGGTTGTGCATCAAACGGGACCTGTTGTAATGGCTGCAACTCTGTTGATCAAGAAACATTCATTAACTGTGCTGATGTTGCGATATTTGACGATGACAGTACAATACTCTCAGCTTCAGCGTCTACTATTGCAAAACCAACCACTACTGCTCCAGCAACACAAAAAACGTCAAACGTGAAACCCGTTTCGACGAAATGCCCTTCTAATCTACTTTAA